From Crassaminicella indica, one genomic window encodes:
- a CDS encoding GTP-binding protein: MNLITISGPPSSGKTSVILKTIAALHQRGLTVGVVKFDCLYTDDDVLYKKAGIPVKKGLSGSLCPDHYFVSNIEEVVQWGRKQELDVLITESAGLCNRCSPYIKDIKSVCVIDNLSGINTPKKIGPMLKSADIVVITKGDIVSQAEREVFASKVHSVNPKAIIMHINGLTGQGAFELSTLLYDEKEDVETVKGKELRFSMPSALCSYCLGERRIGEDYQMGNVRKMKLGEEDD; encoded by the coding sequence ATGAATTTAATAACGATCTCAGGCCCTCCTTCATCAGGAAAAACATCAGTAATATTAAAAACAATTGCAGCATTGCATCAAAGAGGATTGACTGTAGGAGTAGTAAAATTTGATTGTTTGTATACTGATGATGATGTTTTATATAAAAAGGCAGGTATTCCTGTTAAAAAAGGTTTATCAGGTTCTTTATGTCCAGATCATTATTTTGTGAGTAATATTGAAGAAGTTGTTCAGTGGGGTAGAAAGCAAGAGCTAGATGTATTGATTACAGAAAGTGCAGGACTTTGCAATCGTTGTTCACCATATATTAAAGATATTAAGTCGGTATGTGTTATTGACAATCTAAGTGGTATTAATACACCTAAAAAAATTGGACCTATGTTAAAATCAGCAGATATTGTTGTAATAACAAAGGGTGATATTGTATCTCAAGCAGAAAGAGAAGTTTTTGCTTCAAAGGTTCATTCTGTAAATCCTAAGGCAATCATAATGCATATCAATGGATTAACAGGACAAGGTGCATTTGAACTGAGTACATTGTTATATGATGAAAAAGAAGATGTAGAAACTGTTAAAGGAAAAGAATTAAGATTTTCAATGCCATCAGCTCTTTGTTCATATTGTTTGGGAGAAAGAAGGATTGGAGAAGATTATCAGATGGGGAATGTTAGAAAGATGAAATTAGGTGAAGAAGATGATTAG
- a CDS encoding ATP-binding cassette domain-containing protein translates to MISIKDIEKMKINEIKNKYPFSISFFQNNNLHLEGYEEITFEQYFNHFTEEEIEEWAIDVEKLKADFIVYINEMLEFLGISEDDNIDSLTIVAGKNKNGEKENFEKLTIHKSEIVSIVGPTGSGKSRLLADIEWAANKDTPTERIILINGKIPDKKWRFSSSNKLVAQLSQNMNFVMDLTVREFIELHAKSRMVEDEQEIIKRIIDAANHLAGEQFDLDTPITSLSGGQSRALMIADTAILSRSPIVLIDEIENAGIDRKKALKLLVNEEKIVLMATHDPILALMADKRIVIKNGGIDKVIETNSEEKEMLIELEKMDAVISKLRANLRKGEILKK, encoded by the coding sequence ATGATTAGCATAAAAGATATAGAAAAAATGAAAATAAATGAAATTAAAAATAAATATCCATTTTCTATTTCGTTTTTTCAAAACAATAACTTGCATTTAGAAGGGTATGAAGAAATCACATTTGAACAGTACTTCAATCATTTTACTGAAGAAGAAATAGAAGAATGGGCAATAGATGTTGAAAAATTAAAAGCAGATTTTATAGTTTATATCAATGAAATGTTGGAGTTTCTTGGAATATCTGAAGATGATAATATAGATTCTCTGACAATTGTGGCAGGTAAGAATAAAAATGGAGAAAAAGAGAACTTTGAAAAGCTTACTATTCATAAAAGTGAAATTGTATCAATAGTTGGACCAACAGGTTCAGGGAAAAGCAGATTATTAGCTGATATTGAATGGGCTGCTAATAAAGATACTCCTACAGAAAGAATTATTTTAATTAATGGAAAGATTCCTGATAAAAAATGGCGCTTTTCATCTTCAAATAAATTAGTTGCACAATTATCTCAAAATATGAATTTTGTAATGGATTTAACTGTAAGAGAATTTATAGAGCTACATGCTAAAAGTAGAATGGTTGAAGATGAACAAGAAATAATAAAGAGAATTATTGATGCAGCTAATCACTTAGCTGGTGAACAATTTGATTTGGACACGCCTATTACAAGTCTTAGTGGTGGACAATCTAGAGCTTTAATGATAGCAGATACAGCAATATTAAGCAGATCACCAATTGTTTTAATAGATGAAATAGAAAATGCAGGAATAGACAGAAAAAAAGCTTTAAAGCTTCTTGTTAATGAAGAAAAAATTGTTTTAATGGCTACACATGATCCTATCTTAGCTTTAATGGCAGATAAGAGAATTGTTATTAAAAATGGTGGGATTGATAAAGTAATAGAAACAAATAGTGAAGAAAAAGAAATGCTTATTGAATTAGAAAAAATGGATGCAGTTATAAGTAAATTGAGAGCTAATTTAAGAAAAGGTGAAATATTAAAAAAATAA
- the hcp gene encoding hydroxylamine reductase, with the protein MSMFCYQCQEAAKGTGCTIQGVCGKSEEVANLQDLMIYTLKGIALVAQEGKKIGVKFPKADHFTMNALFMTITNANFDDAVFIEKIKEGIALREEMKEELKNKGVVFNDLHDAAMWSSDSDSAIKAKADSVQVGVLATENEDIRSLRELITYGIKGMAAYAEHAYNLGKENEEIYAFISKALAATLDDTLSVDELVALTLETGKYGVDVMAMLDAANTGAYGNPEITEVNIGVRNNPAILISGHDLKDLEQLLEQTKGTGVDVYTHSEMLPAHYYPAFKKYDHFVGNYGNAWWKQKEEFETFNGPILFTTNCIVPPKQEHIERIYTTGSTGYPGCKHIEADENGKKDFSEIIEHAKRLAPPTEIETGKIVGGFAHAQVFALADKIVDAIKSGAIKKFFVMAGCDGRMKSRSYYTEFAEKLPKDTVILTAGCAKYRYNKLDLGQIGGIPRVLDAGQCNDSYSLAVIALKLKEIFELNDINELPIAYNIAWYEQKAVIVLLALLYLGVKNIKLGPTLPAFLSPNVAKVLVDNFGINGINSVDEDLEQFLG; encoded by the coding sequence ATGAGTATGTTTTGTTATCAATGTCAAGAGGCAGCAAAAGGAACAGGTTGTACAATTCAAGGTGTCTGTGGAAAATCAGAAGAGGTTGCAAATTTACAAGATTTAATGATTTATACGTTAAAGGGTATAGCGTTAGTAGCACAAGAAGGTAAAAAGATAGGAGTTAAATTTCCTAAAGCAGATCATTTTACAATGAATGCTTTATTTATGACCATTACAAACGCTAATTTTGATGATGCTGTGTTCATTGAAAAAATTAAAGAAGGAATAGCACTAAGAGAAGAAATGAAAGAAGAATTAAAAAATAAAGGGGTAGTATTTAATGATTTACATGATGCTGCTATGTGGAGCTCTGATTCAGATTCAGCTATAAAGGCAAAAGCAGATTCTGTTCAAGTAGGTGTTTTAGCTACAGAAAATGAAGATATTCGTTCTTTAAGGGAATTAATAACTTATGGAATAAAAGGTATGGCGGCTTATGCAGAGCATGCATATAATCTAGGAAAAGAAAACGAGGAAATTTATGCATTTATTTCAAAAGCATTAGCAGCAACACTAGATGATACATTAAGTGTAGATGAATTAGTTGCTCTTACATTAGAAACAGGAAAATATGGTGTAGATGTAATGGCAATGCTTGATGCTGCTAATACAGGTGCTTATGGAAATCCAGAAATTACTGAAGTGAATATTGGAGTTAGAAATAACCCAGCTATTTTAATATCAGGTCATGATCTGAAAGATTTAGAGCAGTTGTTAGAACAAACAAAGGGTACAGGAGTAGATGTTTATACACATAGTGAGATGTTACCAGCTCATTATTATCCAGCATTTAAAAAATATGATCATTTTGTTGGAAACTATGGAAACGCATGGTGGAAGCAAAAAGAAGAATTTGAAACATTTAATGGACCGATCCTTTTTACAACTAACTGTATCGTACCACCAAAGCAAGAACATATAGAAAGAATTTATACTACTGGTTCTACAGGTTATCCAGGATGTAAGCATATTGAAGCAGATGAAAATGGAAAAAAAGATTTTTCTGAAATTATCGAGCATGCTAAGAGATTAGCTCCACCTACGGAAATAGAAACAGGTAAAATTGTTGGAGGATTTGCCCATGCACAAGTTTTTGCACTAGCAGATAAAATAGTAGATGCTATAAAATCTGGTGCAATAAAAAAATTCTTTGTAATGGCTGGCTGTGATGGAAGAATGAAATCTAGATCATATTATACTGAGTTTGCAGAAAAATTACCAAAGGATACAGTTATTTTAACAGCTGGTTGCGCTAAATATCGTTATAATAAATTAGATTTAGGCCAGATTGGAGGAATTCCAAGAGTACTTGATGCAGGACAATGTAATGATTCTTATTCATTGGCAGTTATTGCTCTTAAATTAAAAGAGATATTTGAGCTTAATGATATTAATGAATTGCCAATAGCATACAATATTGCTTGGTATGAACAAAAAGCAGTAATTGTATTACTTGCATTACTTTACCTTGGTGTAAAAAATATTAAGCTTGGACCAACACTACCAGCATTTTTATCACCTAATGTAGCAAAAGTGCTTGTTGATAATTTTGGTATTAACGGGATCAATAGTGTAGACGAAGATTTAGAACAATTTTTAGGATAA
- a CDS encoding cupin domain-containing protein, with protein sequence MIEQVFSYSTEDNTAVEKIIMDENINYIHMIFNKGEGLPEHYSNSNVYMTVIKGVLSIQLDEQEVHEYVRGAILKIPYNTKMNVKNLHDDVLELIVIKAPAPDHFNK encoded by the coding sequence ATGATAGAGCAAGTATTCAGTTATAGTACAGAAGATAATACAGCTGTTGAAAAAATTATTATGGATGAAAATATCAATTATATTCATATGATTTTTAACAAAGGAGAAGGATTGCCTGAGCATTATTCAAATTCTAATGTTTATATGACAGTAATTAAAGGTGTACTGTCAATACAATTAGATGAGCAGGAGGTTCATGAATATGTAAGAGGAGCTATACTTAAAATTCCTTATAATACAAAAATGAATGTAAAGAATCTTCATGATGATGTTCTCGAGCTAATTGTTATAAAAGCTCCAGCACCAGATCATTTTAATAAATAG
- a CDS encoding iron-containing alcohol dehydrogenase, translating into MWEKTMPINEVRELRGKTSIFLGAGAIEKIFDIAKEIREKGIDKVAIVTGKSSYIKCGAWHYVEKALKENYIEFVLYNKVTPNPLSTQVDEATKMAIELGAKAVIGIGGGSPIDTAKSVAIMTLYKEYTTADLYEYKFTPTKALPVIAINTTHGTGTEADRFAVVSVLEGGKEYKPAIAYDFSYPIYSIDDPKLMVSLPKSQTAYTSIDAINHVVEACTTAVTTPYSVMLAKETVRLMAKYLPVALENGEDLEARYYLTYASTIAGICFDNGMLHLTHALEHPLSAIKPDLAHGLGLAMLLPAVVRNIYPARAEVLADVLSPIVPELKGTKEEAEKAATGVKEWLATVGVKETLTDLGFKEEDIKKLVELAFTTPSLDLLLGCSPIPATKELVEKVYRESL; encoded by the coding sequence GTGTGGGAAAAAACTATGCCAATTAATGAAGTAAGAGAATTAAGAGGAAAAACCAGTATATTTTTAGGAGCAGGTGCAATTGAAAAAATATTTGATATAGCTAAGGAAATAAGAGAGAAAGGAATTGATAAGGTAGCAATCGTAACAGGAAAGTCATCTTATATAAAATGTGGTGCGTGGCATTATGTAGAAAAAGCCCTGAAGGAGAATTATATTGAGTTTGTATTATATAATAAAGTAACTCCAAATCCATTAAGCACTCAAGTTGATGAAGCAACAAAGATGGCAATAGAATTAGGAGCTAAAGCAGTTATTGGTATTGGTGGTGGAAGTCCTATTGATACAGCAAAATCTGTGGCAATTATGACTTTATATAAAGAATATACAACAGCAGATTTATATGAGTATAAATTCACACCAACTAAGGCTCTTCCAGTAATAGCTATTAATACAACACATGGAACAGGAACAGAAGCAGATCGATTTGCAGTTGTAAGCGTATTAGAAGGTGGAAAAGAATATAAACCAGCGATAGCTTATGATTTTAGTTATCCAATATATTCTATAGATGATCCAAAATTAATGGTATCCCTTCCTAAGTCGCAGACAGCATATACATCAATAGATGCTATTAACCATGTTGTAGAAGCTTGTACTACAGCTGTAACGACTCCATATTCTGTAATGCTAGCTAAAGAAACAGTAAGGTTGATGGCTAAATATCTACCAGTGGCATTGGAAAATGGGGAAGATTTAGAAGCAAGATATTATCTTACATATGCTTCTACAATTGCAGGAATTTGTTTTGATAATGGCATGCTTCATCTGACTCATGCTTTAGAACATCCGTTGAGTGCTATAAAGCCTGATTTAGCACATGGTTTAGGATTAGCTATGTTATTGCCAGCAGTAGTGAGAAATATTTATCCAGCAAGAGCTGAAGTATTAGCAGATGTATTATCTCCAATAGTGCCAGAGCTTAAGGGTACAAAAGAAGAAGCTGAAAAAGCAGCAACAGGTGTTAAGGAATGGTTAGCAACAGTTGGTGTTAAGGAGACATTAACTGATTTAGGATTTAAAGAAGAGGATATAAAAAAATTAGTTGAATTAGCATTTACAACTCCTAGCTTAGATTTATTGTTAGGCTGTTCTCCAATACCAGCAACTAAAGAATTAGTAGAGAAGGTTTATAGAGAATCTTTATAA
- a CDS encoding EFR1 family ferrodoxin (N-terminal region resembles flavodoxins. C-terminal ferrodoxin region binds two 4Fe-4S clusters.), producing the protein MNKKINTLYFSATDTTKKIVLGIAEKLSKNMSNINHIDFTLPEARKKPVSFTKEDVVVVGVPVYAGRVPNVLLKYLNTITGNGALAIPVVVYGNRNYDDALIELKDILESNGFKVIAGGAFIGEHSFSKILAKNRPDEKDMAIVSDFAKQIYKKITTQDEIQTVIVNGNKPYRKYYMPKDKNGNPVDIRKVKPKTNSNCIDCKLCVSICPMGSIDYQDVSKFNGICIKCGACIKKCPVNAKYYDDKDYLRHKHELEIDCIERREPEIFI; encoded by the coding sequence GTGAATAAAAAAATAAATACATTATATTTTAGTGCAACAGATACAACTAAAAAAATAGTATTAGGAATAGCTGAGAAGCTTTCAAAGAATATGAGTAATATCAATCATATTGATTTTACACTACCAGAAGCTAGAAAAAAGCCTGTATCTTTTACAAAAGAAGATGTTGTTGTTGTAGGTGTTCCTGTTTATGCAGGAAGAGTACCTAATGTATTGCTGAAATATTTAAATACGATTACAGGGAATGGTGCATTAGCAATTCCTGTAGTTGTTTATGGTAATAGAAATTATGATGATGCTTTAATAGAATTAAAAGATATTTTAGAATCAAATGGGTTTAAGGTGATTGCAGGAGGAGCATTTATAGGAGAACATTCATTCTCTAAAATTCTTGCAAAAAATAGACCAGATGAAAAGGATATGGCTATAGTAAGTGATTTTGCAAAACAGATATATAAAAAAATAACTACGCAGGATGAGATTCAAACTGTAATTGTAAATGGAAATAAGCCTTATAGAAAATATTATATGCCTAAAGATAAAAATGGTAATCCTGTGGATATTAGAAAGGTTAAGCCAAAAACAAATAGCAATTGTATTGATTGTAAACTTTGTGTAAGTATTTGTCCTATGGGTTCTATTGATTATCAAGATGTATCTAAATTCAACGGAATTTGTATTAAATGTGGTGCCTGTATTAAAAAATGTCCTGTTAATGCAAAATATTATGATGATAAAGATTATTTAAGACATAAGCATGAATTAGAAATAGATTGTATAGAGAGAAGAGAACCAGAAATTTTTATATAA
- the htpG gene encoding molecular chaperone HtpG: protein MEKKQFQAESKRLLDLMINSIYTHREIFLRELISNASDAIDKIYYKALTDENLTFNKDDYYIKVSYDKENRILKISDTGIGMTKEELEENLGVIAKSGSFTFKKENELKDGFDIIGQFGVGFYSAFMVADKVTVITKALGSDEAFKWEATGADGYIIEPCEKEAVGTDIILKIKENTEDEKFDEYLEEYRLRAIIKKYSDFIRYPIKMDVTKRKLKEGTENEYEEYVEETIVNSMVPIWRKNKNELKKEDYENFYAEKHYGFDKPAKYIHISVDGAVRYNAILFIPEKMPYDFYTKEYEKGLELYSNGVLIMNKCADLLPDYFSFVKGMVDSEDLSLNISREMLQHNRQLKVIAKNIKNKIKNELKNMLKNEREKYEQFYKTFGRQLKYGVYSDFGANKEVLQDLLMFYSSKEKKMVTLEEYISRMPEEQKYIYYAAGETNERIEKLPQTELVAEKGYEILYFTDDIDEFAVKMLMNYKGKEFKSVSSGDLGIEEEDNENASNKEYEDSKEVFEYMKNVLKGKVKDVVVSKRLKNHPVCLSNDGEFTIEMEKVLNAMPNHPEIKADKILEINVQHDIFKTLKEAFENDKEKLKLYTNILYNQALLIEGLPINDPVAFTEDICKIMI, encoded by the coding sequence TTGGAAAAAAAACAGTTTCAAGCAGAATCTAAACGATTATTAGATTTAATGATTAACTCAATTTATACCCATAGGGAGATTTTTTTAAGAGAGTTGATTTCTAATGCTAGTGATGCAATCGATAAAATTTATTACAAAGCATTAACAGATGAGAATTTGACTTTTAATAAAGATGATTATTATATTAAAGTGTCATATGATAAGGAAAATAGGATATTAAAAATCTCTGATACAGGGATAGGTATGACAAAAGAAGAGCTTGAGGAAAATTTAGGTGTTATTGCAAAGAGTGGTTCTTTTACATTTAAAAAAGAAAATGAGTTAAAAGATGGCTTTGATATTATAGGACAGTTTGGTGTAGGATTTTATTCTGCATTTATGGTGGCTGATAAGGTTACTGTAATAACTAAAGCTTTAGGAAGTGATGAAGCTTTTAAGTGGGAAGCAACAGGTGCAGATGGTTATATTATTGAACCATGTGAAAAGGAAGCTGTTGGAACAGATATTATATTAAAAATAAAAGAAAATACAGAGGATGAAAAATTTGACGAGTATTTAGAAGAATATAGATTAAGGGCGATCATTAAAAAATATTCCGATTTTATTAGATATCCTATAAAAATGGATGTAACGAAAAGAAAATTAAAAGAAGGTACAGAAAATGAATATGAAGAATATGTAGAAGAAACAATTGTAAACAGTATGGTGCCTATTTGGAGAAAAAATAAAAATGAGCTTAAAAAGGAAGATTATGAGAATTTTTATGCTGAAAAGCATTATGGCTTTGATAAGCCGGCAAAATATATTCATATTAGTGTAGATGGAGCTGTAAGATATAATGCTATTTTATTTATTCCAGAAAAAATGCCTTATGATTTTTACACTAAGGAATACGAAAAAGGTTTAGAGTTATATTCTAATGGTGTATTAATCATGAACAAATGTGCAGATTTGTTACCAGATTATTTTAGCTTTGTAAAAGGAATGGTTGATTCAGAAGATTTATCCTTGAATATATCAAGAGAAATGCTACAGCACAACAGACAGTTAAAAGTTATTGCAAAAAACATTAAAAATAAAATAAAAAATGAATTAAAAAATATGTTGAAAAATGAAAGAGAAAAATATGAGCAGTTTTATAAAACATTTGGAAGACAGTTAAAATATGGTGTTTATAGCGATTTTGGTGCCAATAAAGAAGTGTTACAAGATTTATTGATGTTTTATTCCTCAAAAGAGAAAAAAATGGTAACTTTAGAAGAATATATATCTCGTATGCCAGAAGAACAAAAATATATCTACTATGCTGCTGGAGAAACAAATGAGAGAATTGAAAAATTACCTCAAACAGAATTAGTAGCAGAAAAAGGATATGAGATATTATACTTTACTGATGATATAGATGAATTTGCTGTTAAAATGCTTATGAATTATAAAGGCAAGGAATTCAAATCTGTTTCAAGTGGTGATTTAGGGATTGAAGAAGAAGATAATGAAAATGCTTCTAATAAAGAATACGAGGATAGCAAAGAAGTTTTTGAATATATGAAAAATGTTTTAAAGGGTAAAGTTAAAGATGTAGTAGTATCAAAAAGATTAAAAAATCATCCTGTATGTTTGTCAAATGATGGAGAATTTACTATAGAAATGGAAAAAGTATTAAATGCTATGCCAAATCATCCAGAGATAAAAGCAGATAAGATTTTAGAAATAAATGTTCAACATGATATATTTAAGACATTAAAAGAAGCTTTTGAAAATGATAAAGAAAAGCTAAAGCTTTATACAAATATATTGTATAATCAAGCATTGTTGATAGAAGGATTGCCAATAAACGATCCTGTGGCTTTTACAGAAGATATTTGCAAAATAATGATTTAA
- a CDS encoding glycosyltransferase family 2 protein: MVKVSIVMGVYNGEEYLKETIDSILAQTYPNLECIIVNDGSTDGTKNILNAVKDERVKIIQLNKNQGAANALNIAIEKAEGDWIAIHDADDISLPDRIKEQVAYVKRKPHVVAVGSFIKCIEGKNISAKKITHMKSIERYKNSIITWKQIKEELFKGSPLTHGSLFISKKAYFKAGKYNPKYRIAYDYDLYMRLAFIGPIENIPKVLYKYRISSNSLSNLNIKKTASEFLIASTKYIRDYCFYNKKNKPCVIVYGTNRGCQMFKELMMLEENLKINEMRFDYKKENVENDYMDYKDGKIDAFIILSNFTDELKLKNFLKNKGLKLNKDFFTLWSTL, encoded by the coding sequence ATGGTGAAAGTATCTATTGTAATGGGGGTTTACAATGGTGAAGAATATTTGAAAGAAACTATAGATAGTATTTTAGCTCAAACATATCCAAATTTAGAGTGTATTATAGTTAATGATGGTTCTACAGATGGTACTAAAAATATACTTAATGCGGTTAAAGATGAAAGAGTAAAGATTATTCAATTAAATAAAAATCAAGGTGCAGCTAATGCATTAAATATAGCTATTGAAAAAGCAGAAGGGGACTGGATTGCTATACATGATGCAGATGATATCAGTTTGCCTGATCGTATTAAGGAGCAAGTGGCTTATGTAAAAAGGAAGCCTCATGTGGTGGCTGTAGGCTCCTTTATTAAATGTATTGAGGGAAAAAATATTTCAGCAAAAAAGATTACACATATGAAAAGTATTGAAAGATATAAAAATTCAATCATTACATGGAAGCAGATAAAAGAGGAGCTATTTAAAGGCTCTCCTCTCACTCATGGTTCACTTTTTATATCTAAGAAAGCTTATTTTAAGGCTGGAAAATATAATCCTAAATATAGAATTGCTTATGATTATGATTTGTATATGCGCTTAGCATTTATAGGTCCAATAGAGAATATACCTAAAGTTTTATATAAATATAGAATATCATCTAATTCATTATCCAATTTAAATATAAAAAAAACAGCTAGTGAGTTTTTAATAGCTTCTACTAAATATATCCGAGATTACTGTTTTTATAATAAAAAAAATAAACCCTGTGTAATAGTTTATGGAACAAATAGAGGTTGCCAAATGTTCAAAGAATTAATGATGCTAGAAGAAAATTTGAAGATTAATGAAATGAGGTTTGATTATAAAAAGGAGAATGTTGAAAATGATTATATGGACTATAAGGATGGTAAAATAGATGCTTTCATTATTCTTAGTAATTTTACAGATGAATTAAAGCTAAAAAATTTCTTAAAAAACAAAGGATTAAAGTTAAATAAAGATTTTTTTACCTTATGGTCGACCCTGTAA
- a CDS encoding GT-D fold domain-containing glycosyltransferase: MKNNNIYDYEQAIMDIDQVLDFIDEAIKKHKPLSISRFGHGEIAYMGWLQFPNWTKFFEPNSSYAGATASIATIKEALIKALKATDIVGFHTLCGKAMEDQEAAKLTLEFIKYLDFRPKHVCSAFITHEMIKNDRFWRCLKDKKIALVGRRAAEAYHIFEAQGIHVVYTTILEGYEEIEIVYDELYKRTDWDIALLSAGIPATILAPRLAKKTNKVVIDFGHALDKLIDGENFNYEKILRNWKARNTKKMLVSMVMAVHNGEIYLKEALDSMLSQTYKNIEIIIVNDGSTDTTKDILDQITDNRVRVIHLKDNRGAANALNIGIKEANGSWIAIQDADDNSYPTRIEEQVKYVLEHPLLVGVGSFIECISGRDNISEYNLKSIAQKRNFFRSREEIRKNIYYGCPLTHSSVMFSKDSFFDVGGYNTDFKIVYDYDLWLRLLEKGEIENVPKVLVQYRMHNESLSNKNARETLKEIQIASSRAIYRLFRRNKNYMPKVMVIGSKKGCENYKEYIAPNSGLKVEAFIHERWQVPYISRCLKEGKIDAIIVLDGRGKDKIMDDLKRRGLKLNTNVFCLYNF; the protein is encoded by the coding sequence ATGAAGAACAATAATATTTATGACTATGAACAAGCAATAATGGATATTGATCAAGTATTGGATTTTATAGATGAAGCTATAAAAAAGCATAAGCCTCTTTCTATTAGTCGTTTTGGGCATGGAGAAATAGCTTATATGGGATGGCTACAATTTCCCAATTGGACAAAATTTTTTGAGCCAAATAGTTCTTATGCAGGTGCAACAGCATCTATAGCAACAATTAAAGAAGCTTTAATCAAAGCATTAAAGGCTACGGATATTGTAGGCTTTCATACATTATGTGGTAAAGCTATGGAGGATCAAGAAGCTGCTAAGCTAACCTTAGAATTTATAAAGTATTTAGATTTTAGACCAAAACATGTTTGTTCAGCTTTTATTACCCATGAAATGATAAAAAATGATAGATTTTGGAGATGTTTAAAAGACAAAAAAATTGCATTAGTTGGTCGAAGAGCAGCTGAGGCTTATCATATTTTTGAAGCTCAAGGTATTCATGTAGTTTATACTACTATTTTGGAAGGCTATGAGGAAATAGAAATTGTTTATGATGAATTATATAAGAGAACAGATTGGGATATTGCTTTGCTTTCTGCGGGAATTCCAGCAACTATTCTTGCTCCTAGATTAGCTAAAAAAACAAATAAAGTTGTAATAGATTTTGGTCATGCATTAGATAAACTTATTGATGGAGAAAATTTTAATTATGAAAAAATATTAAGGAATTGGAAGGCGAGGAATACTAAAAAAATGCTTGTATCTATGGTTATGGCTGTTCATAATGGTGAGATATATTTAAAAGAGGCTTTAGATAGTATGTTATCTCAGACATATAAAAATATTGAAATAATAATTGTAAATGACGGTTCTACTGATACAACAAAGGATATATTAGATCAGATAACTGATAATAGAGTAAGGGTTATTCATTTAAAGGATAATAGAGGTGCTGCTAATGCACTAAATATAGGCATTAAGGAAGCGAATGGATCGTGGATTGCAATACAAGATGCAGATGATAATAGTTATCCAACTAGAATAGAGGAACAGGTAAAATATGTTCTTGAACATCCTTTATTAGTAGGAGTAGGATCTTTTATTGAATGTATAAGTGGAAGAGATAATATTTCAGAGTATAATTTAAAAAGTATTGCTCAAAAAAGAAATTTTTTTAGATCGAGAGAAGAAATTAGAAAAAATATTTATTATGGATGTCCTCTTACTCATAGTTCGGTAATGTTTTCTAAAGATAGTTTTTTTGATGTAGGGGGATATAATACGGATTTTAAAATTGTTTATGATTATGATTTATGGCTTAGGTTATTAGAAAAAGGTGAAATTGAAAATGTACCAAAAGTTTTAGTGCAATATCGTATGCATAATGAATCTTTATCTAATAAAAATGCAAGAGAAACTCTTAAAGAAATACAAATTGCTTCATCGAGAGCAATTTATAGGCTTTTTAGAAGAAATAAAAACTATATGCCAAAGGTTATGGTAATAGGATCAAAAAAAGGATGTGAAAACTATAAAGAGTATATTGCTCCTAACAGTGGCTTGAAAGTAGAAGCTTTTATACATGAGCGTTGGCAAGTTCCTTATATTAGCAGGTGTTTAAAGGAAGGGAAAATTGATGCAATTATTGTTCTAGATGGACGTGGAAAAGACAAAATTATGGATGATTTAAAAAGAAGAGGTTTAAAGTTAAATACGAATGTGTTTTGCTTGTATAATTTTTGA